One Nicotiana tomentosiformis chromosome 4, ASM39032v3, whole genome shotgun sequence genomic window carries:
- the LOC138909274 gene encoding uncharacterized protein — protein MEMLKQIQVNIPLIDTLREMPGYAKMMKDLMSCKFDFQDLSTVTLTQTCSAVVTRPIAEKLSDPGSFRIPCTIGSYAFAKALCDLRESINLMPLAIYKRLGIGRARPTSTLLQLADRTAKRTSDFVILDCRVDEEIPIILGRPFLTTGRALIDCETGELKMRLNDEEITFNVQKSMRRPSEFANCSLIEAVDVILEEEDETLHAKYPLAACLINLDEANGEDMAEWVLALEGQRYAFLGPNSTLHVIISSGLLDVQKEQFLQVLIECKTAIDWTIADIKGISLAFCMYKILLEDGHKPSIEHQRRLNPNMKEVVPKKGG, from the exons atggagatgttgaaACAAATCCAAGTGAACATTCCACTAATTGACACTTTGCGGGAGATGCCTGGGTATGCCAAAATGATGAAAGATTTAATGTCTTGCAAATTCGACTTCCAAGACCTGTCCACTGTTACATTAACCCAGACCTGTAGTGCAGTCGTGAcgagacccatagctgagaagttatcAGACCCAGGGAGTTTCAGAATCCCATGCACGATAGGcagctatgcttttgctaaagcattgtgtgatttgagggaaagcataaacttgatgcccttggctatctacaaaaggttaggcattggaagagcaagacCCACATCCACGCTACTACAACTAGCCGATCGGACAGCGAAGAGGACATCGG attttgtcattctggattgccgggttgacgaggagattcccataattttaggaagaccattcttgacTACTGGGAGAGCTttaattgattgtgaaactggagAGCTAAAAATGAGACTAAATGATGAAGAGATAACATTCAATGTGCAGAAATCTATGCGGCGACCAAGTGAATTTGCTAACTGTTCTCTAATAGAAGCTGtggatgtaattttggaggaggaagatgagacctTGCATGCTAAATACCCTCTAGCAGCCTGTCTCATAAACTTAGATGAAGCAAATGGAGAGGACATGGCGGAGTGGGTGCTGGCTCTTGAAGGCCAAAG gtatgctttcttgggacctaactcaACTTTACATGTTATcatctcatctggtttgttagatgtgcagaaaGAACAGTTTTTGCAGGTATTGATTGAGTGCAAAACTGCAATTGATTGGACCATTGCAGACATTAAGGGTATTAGCCTGGCCTTCTGTATGTATAAGATTCTATTGGAAGATGGCCACAAACCATccatagaacatcaaagaaggttgaacccCAACATGAAGGAAGTTGTGCCAAAGAAAGGTGGATGA
- the LOC138909275 gene encoding cytochrome P450 89A2-like gives MEVVLVDQFKHVIFCLLVYMVFGVKLDEVQINQIKGLQHQALLATIQFKILDVFPRVGKVIFRNLWKELTTFRKETESMFIPLIQVRVKYIEEKTKAGVDKKEEENVAYVDTLVNLELPEEKRKLTYEEMASLCGEFLGAASDTTFTSLQWIMAYLVKYPSIQEKLYKEICEIVGAPESKGENNNNKLIKEEHLQKMSYLKAVILEGLRRQTPSLFLLPHRVSEEMELNGYVIPKNASIHFMVREMGLDAKMNIVSIHRPQVSI, from the exons ATGGAAGTTGTGTTAGTTGATCAGTTTAAGCATGTCATCTTCTGTCTTCTTGTATACATGGTCTTCGGGGTCAAGCTCGACGAGGTTCAAATTAATCAAATTAAAGGTTTACAACATCAAGCACTTTTAGCTACGATTCAATTTAAAATACTTGATGTTTTTCCAAGAGTTGGAAAAGTAATTTTCAGAAATCTTTGGAAAGAGCTTACTACATTTCGAAAGGAGACCGAGAGTATGTTTATACCTCTAATACAAGTTCGAGTAAAATACATAGAAGAAAAAACTAAGGCTGGAGTAGataaaaaagaagaggaaaatgtaGCTTATGTCGATACGTTGGTAAATTTGGAATTGCCAGAGGAAAAGAGGAAGCTCACTTATGAAGAGATGGCCAGTCTCTGCGGTGAGTTCCTTGGTGCAGCCAGCGATACAACGTTCACCTCCTTGCAATGGATTATGGCCTATTTGGTCAAGTATCCTTCCATTCAAGAAAAGCTATATAAGGAAATATGTGAAATTGTAGGAGCACCAGAATCAAAGggagaaaataacaataataagttGATAAAAGAGGAGCATTTACAGAAAATGTCATACTTAAAAGCTGTGATTTTGGAAGGTCTTAGGAGGCAGACACCATCTCTCTTTTTGTTACCACATAGGGTGAGTGAGGAAATGGAATTGAACGGCTACGTTATACCAAAGAATGCTAGTATCCATTTCATGGTGAGAGAAATGGGTTTGGACGCAAAG ATGAACATTGTCTCCATCCACAGACCACAGGTTTCCATTTAA